In Juglans microcarpa x Juglans regia isolate MS1-56 chromosome 1S, Jm3101_v1.0, whole genome shotgun sequence, the genomic stretch CCTAGCTTCTCATATAGGAATTGTGAATATTACCTGAGTAGGGTCAACTTCCCCTTGAATGATAttcaatattgatatatattttgctTGACTGGCCTCTTTTGTACGAGCATATGAGGAAACCATAATATTTTTAGCCTGCAGAAAAGATATACGTCAAAAGACTGCCAAACCCTGCATGGATGCAAAAATTATACGCAAAGATTCTTGCCTGCAAAAGTCTTCTCATAACATCAAGCACGGTGGTTTTGCGAATCAAGTTAGCCTATTAAACATAGAGTTGCATCAGATTCAGATAAAGTACCTCTTTAGAAGCATAACACGCCCAATTCAAAAATTCCCAGCAATATGATACGGCAAAATTatcaaagagagaggaagagaacaaGATGAAAAGATAAATGGCATGCATATGTGAATTTTACCTGGCGCTCCACTGTAAGTGGTGTATATCCTGTCATTAGAAAGTGGCATCTTGGGGTCGGAATTAAAGAAGCAAGAAGGCCAACCAAGTCATTGTTCATATAGCCTGGATATCGCAGAGTGGTTGTGCTGGCAGACATTACAGTGGAAACCAAAGAATTCGTCTGAGCAAAGGTAGGATTTGATAAATGAAGACGTTCCACACAAATTCTATTCAATGCAGTATTATCAAGAACAACAACGCAATCAGCATTTAATGTCAGTCGCTGGAGTGTCAAAAGTGAGTTGTAGGGCTGGACCACCACATCACTTGTCTCCATCTGGTTAGGAAATACACTATATGTCTGAACCAGTTTTTTGCTGTAGCGATCATTAAGAGTTTCCAGCAAATATGAACCCATACCTGCATTATTTCAATTGAGAGCACTCAATAAATGCACAAAGAAGGGAGCACTTTAAGAAGTAATGTGCATACCATCATGCAAATACTACAAAGCATGAAGGGCAAGGGCAAAGGATCCAGGTCATTGAGGCAAAATTTTGACTAGATGATTATAATGATAACCAAGGTAGCAATTGAGTTCATTTTTTATACAACTTTAAGATGCTAAGAGCAATCTGAATTTAGTTCAACTTCAGCACAAACAACGAGGTGCTTAGTTCACTCTATACACCAGAATTATATATCAGTTGTGCTCTCCAATGAACCCAATACCAAAGAGTAAATTATCATATTTACATTAACTAATCAGCAACGTAATGATAAGGAAGATGTACAGAACATTTGGTTTATGTAAGAGCCGTAAAGACAGAGAAGTAAGAACCGTAAAGACAGAGAAGTAAAGAACCTGAGCCTGTTCCTCCAGCAATAGAGTGGCATAAAACAAAACCCTCAAGACTATCACTCCCATCTGCTTCTCTATCAATCATGTCCATTATATCCTCTTCAACACCCTTCCCCTAATCAGAAATTAACCACCATATGAACAATATGAAAATCAGACCATCAAGCACTATACATGCCAgtgaaatcttaatttttaagcCTATAATCGGAACTACTTGTGATCTTTCTTGCAAACTCCAAATAATGATTCTCTAAATAGTGGAAGTATGACTCATCAGAAATTCTCACGATAAAACATTAATTGCATGTATGAACGTGTGAAACACCCCAATAGCGAAGAATCTTTTGTTTAATAGAAACACTTAGCGAGCGATCAGGGCATTATCGGAACACTGTGGCCATGGAAGAGTTCTCtgagttcattttttatctgGATCTCATGGATCTCCCCCTGGTAGGGGGAGAGTACACTTGGTCAAATGGTCGAGTGTGGTCGAAATTGGATAGATTCCTCGTCTCTCCTGCGTGGGAAGTCCACTATCCGGAAGTTAGTCAGAAACAGTTAGCCTGAATAGCTtagatcattttcctatattactagattgtgggggcattcacAGGGGTTGCCGATACTTCaagttcgaaaacatgtggGTAACATCGGAtgggtttgtagagatggtgcGTGCTTGGTGGTCATCGTATCAATTTATTGGTACTCCAATTTTTATTCTTGCAAGCAAGTTTAAGGCATTGAAACAAGACctgaagaagtggaacttggaagtttttggccACATCAATGACCAGAAATCAACACTGTTGGAGGAATTGCAGGAGTTAGAGGGCAAGGAAATATCGGGAGATAATTCAGAGGAGGTGTTATTGAGGAAAGACACAATTGTGGCAGATTTGGAGAGGGTTTTGTTGTCGGAAGAGATTTCATGGCGCCAAAAATCCagggccctttggttgaaagaatgTGATAAGTGTACAAAGTTCTTTCataaagtggctaattcacatcggCGCAACAACGCTATTGAGTCGCTACATTCAGACTCTCAGGTGCTATCTTCTCCCCCTGAGCTTGATAACCATATTGTGCACTATTATGAGACCCTTCTCTCAGAAACGGCTTCTTGGAGGCCAAAGCTTGATGCCTTGTCTTTTGAAGCAATTGACTCTCAGAGTG encodes the following:
- the LOC121247626 gene encoding tubulin gamma-1 chain-like isoform X2, which encodes MPQGGDRKDVFFYQADDQHYIPRALLIDLEPRVINGIQNSEYRNLYNHENVFLSDHGGGAGNNWASGYHQGKGVEEDIMDMIDREADGSDSLEGFVLCHSIAGGTGSGMGSYLLETLNDRYSKKLVQTYSVFPNQMETSDVVVQPYNSLLTLQRLTLNADCVVVLDNTALNRICVERLHLSNPTFAQTNSLVSTVMSASTTTLRYPGYMNNDLVGLLASLIPTPRCHFLMTGYTPLTVERQANLIRKTTVLDVMRRLLQAKNIMVSSYARTKEASQAKYISILNIIQGEVDPTQVHESLQRIRERKLVNFIEWGPASIQVALSRKSPYVQTAHRVSGLMLASHTSIRHLFSKCLSQYEKLRKKQAFLDNYRKFPMFADNDLSEFDESRDIIESLVDEYKACESPDYIKWGMEDPDHVLTGEGNSTGTVDPKLAA
- the LOC121247626 gene encoding tubulin gamma chain-like isoform X3, yielding MPREIITLQVGQCGNQIGMEFWKQLCLEHGISKEGILEDFSTQGKGVEEDIMDMIDREADGSDSLEGFVLCHSIAGGTGSGMGSYLLETLNDRYSKKLVQTYSVFPNQMETSDVVVQPYNSLLTLQRLTLNADCVVVLDNTALNRICVERLHLSNPTFAQTNSLVSTVMSASTTTLRYPGYMNNDLVGLLASLIPTPRCHFLMTGYTPLTVERQANLIRKTTVLDVMRRLLQAKNIMVSSYARTKEASQAKYISILNIIQGEVDPTQVHESLQRIRERKLVNFIEWGPASIQVALSRKSPYVQTAHRVSGLMLASHTSIRHLFSKCLSQYEKLRKKQAFLDNYRKFPMFADNDLSEFDESRDIIESLVDEYKACESPDYIKWGMEDPDHVLTGEGNSTGTVDPKLAA